A segment of the uncultured Desulfobulbus sp. genome:
GCGTTTTTCCTGATATATGCAATCATCGCCATACTTTTTGCCCTGCGCCAGCCCCTGAAACTTCGGGGGTTTATTGACGGCCCCTTGGTCTTTGGCCTGCCCATTGTTTTCAGTTCACTGCAGGCCTATCTGACCCAGGACTTTCGCTATGGCCTGGCACTCAGTGCTGTAGGACTGGGAGGATGGTATGTAGTCCTTGCTCGCCTGCTGTGGAATCGCATGGGCGCGGGCATGCGTATGCTCACCGAATCCTTTCTTGCCCTGGGCGTTGTTTTTGTCAGCCTGGCTATTCCCCTGGGGCTTGATCCACAGTGGACCACGGCGAGCTGGGCCCTTGAAGGGGCGGCCATGATCTGGGTCGGGGTACGACAGCAGCGAAAGTTTGCCCGCATTTTTGGTCTTCTCCTGCAACTAGGGGCAGTCTTCACCTTTTGGGATCAGCCCCCTCTGGAAGTGACAAGTATCGCCCTTGCCAATCGATTGTATCTGGGAGCGGCACTGATCGCTTTCGCCTCTCTTTTTTCTGCCTACTGGTTTACAAAACTTCGAGATCAAGTTCGAAACTGGGAACAGCGACTTCCGCTGCTGATGCTTACCTGGGGACTTATCTGGTGGTACACCGGGGGCATGATTGACCTGGAGCACCATGCTCATCAGGTAGCGGCAAAACCGCTTTTTCTTCTCTACTCCACTCTGACGACCGCCATACTTGCCTGGTGGTACCGGCGCCTCCAGTGGCTCCTGTTGACAAGAGGTCTGTTGCTCCACCTGCCGATAATGCTCCTCGTCTTCGCGCTACAATTCTCCAACCAGACTCCACTTTTGAGCGGTTGGTCGGCCGGAGCATGGGCCCTGGCACTTGCTCTGCAATACCGCATGCTCAAAGAATTTGAGCACCACTTTGAGCGGACCCCACATCTGCTTTCCCACTATGGCAGTTTCTGGCTTGTTTTGCTTCTTATCGCCAACGAATGCACCCAACGGGCGGCCATGGTCCCTGGGCTTGCCGAGACCTGGACCGTAACGGCCGGGGTTTCGGCGCCAATCCTTGCTCTCTACCTGCTTCAATTTAAGGGCAGCCTGCTCACATGGCCGGTACAACGCCACCTGGAGCTCTATCAGGGACTGGCAAGCGACATCCCTTTATTTGTACTTCATCTTTGGATTATAGGATCATTCATCCTCGATGGAAATCCTGCACCATTACCCTATCTTCCCCTGGTGAATCCGCTGGACCTGTCGACTCTTGCCATTTTACTGCTTGCATGTATTCGCCAGTGGCAAGGCAGGAGCCGCTGGCCAGCCAGAGGACAACTGATCTTTCCAACTCTTACCTGTTTTGCCTGGTTGACGGTGGTTACCGGACGTACGGTCCACTCGTACACCGTAACCGCCTACTCTCTCTCCGCCCTTTTTGACTCGTCAATCTTCCAAGCCGCAATAGCCGCTCTCTGGAGTTTGCAGGCACTGACGCTCACCATCTTTGCCGCTCGCAAAGAAAAACGAAAGGTCTGGTTGACGGGTGCGGCCCTGCTGGTGCTCGTAGTAGGGAAACTTTTTATAATCGACCTTTCCGGAACAGGTTCTATTGGTCGTATAATTTCATTTCTGGTGGTAGGAGCGCTTATGCTTATTATTGGATATTTTGCTCCCCTGCCCCCCAAAGCTCTTCAGGATCAGCCCCATGAAGTTTAAACAGCACCTTGTTCTTACCTTTGTATTACTCACACTTGCACCTCTTTGTCCTGCCCGTGCATCTCAGCCAGCACCCGCTGATTTTGCCTATGGAATGCATCTGCCGGTAACGGATCCCAACAGACTCTACACCCTGCAACTGCCCCTGGAAGTCTACCAGAACCTGTACCATGCTGATCACAGCGATCTCCAGGTTTTCAATGGAGAGGGAGAGGTGGTTCCCCAGGCGCTGCAACGCGCTCCCCTTCAGAAAAAAGTCAGCCGCACAGCAATCCCCTTTTTCCCTCTTCCCCAGGATTCTTCTGGGAGCAACCAAAATCTGGCACTCAGGGTTCAACGCAACAAGCAGGGGACCATTCTTTCCATCCACGGCTCCAACAGCGTTCCAGTTGCGGCGAGTTCTTCCTATCTTCTCGACGTAAGCCAATCTTCTTTTTCTTTTTCCAAGCTGGAACTCAACTGGGAGCAGACTGCTACCAATCAGGTCTTTTCACTGAAAGTTGAACAAAGTCAGGACCTGAGCCACTGGCAGCTGATTACGGATCAAGCGGTCGTTGCCAGGCTCGGTTATCAAGGGGCAGAGGTTCTGCGTCAGGATATCTCCCTCACCGGAGTCAAAGGGCCGTATCTCAGACTGAGTTGCACAGACTGCGCAGAGCCATTTCAACTAACCCAGGTCACAGCACTCAATGGATCCAGCCAAAATAAGGATCAATATCAGTGGGCTCTGCTGGAGAACGGAACTATGCAAGAAGAGCAAGGGTGGTACCGCATTACCTACGAATCCCCTGCCCGTTTTGGCGTGCAGGCGGTTGATCTTGAGTTTCCCCGGGAAAACTCACTGGCACGGGTCATAATCGAATCCCGTTCCACGCCGCAAGACACATGGAAACGAGTAGTACAAGGTGATTTTTTTCGCCTGGATATTGGAGGGAATCAGCTCATCAGCGACTTTCAGAACCTAGGTCTCAACACCGATAGGTATTGGCGAGTCAGCCTGCCCCAAAGCAGTGCTCTTTCAAGGCAGGCTCTGCCTAAGCTAACCTTAGGCTGGAGACCAGAGTCTATCATCTTTTTAGGACGCGGTCCGGGCCCTTATACGTTGGCCTTTGGCAGCAGTGGGAAAGCCCAGATAGATATTACCCAGGCAGCCCTTGTGGTGAATGCGCTGGCCCAAAATGGTGACAAGGTACCTCTGAATTCCCTGACACCTGGCCCCCGCTTTACCCTGGGAGGAGAACAGGCCCTCGCCCCGCAGCCAACGACCATAGATTGGCAACGTATTCTCCTCTGGATAGTCCTCATTGGTGCAGTTGCCCTCCTTGGGTTCATGGCCTGGTCTGTTGCCAAAGAGATGCAAAAAACGAAGACCTGAATCCATGACGAGGGTGGCTACTGATACACGCTCACAGATGCAGGGAAGAGGTAACGCTGAGCCCGAGACTGAAGGTGGCGACCAAAGATGAAACGCATCATGCTCAGCTTCACCCGCTCTCACGGGCTCAGGGCTAAGCAATCTATGCAGCTCTAAGTGCTTCACGCATAAGCTGGGCCAGCTCCGCAACCACCAGAGGCTTGTTGAGTACAGCAGCATCCGAATCCAACTTCGCAAGCCAAGTGAGATCTTGGCCATCATGGTCAGAGAGAAAAACAATGCGGCTTTGAGGACAGAGTTTTCCCAACTTTACAGCGAGCTCACGGCTCGTAACTTCCGGCATATTTTCTGGTAGACCAAGCAGGAGCAGGTCAACTGAATCTCCATGTTTGTTTGCCAGCGTCAGGGCCTGGGCAGGATTCACAGCGGTTAATACCTTATAATTGAGCTGTTCTAAAATTGTTTTATGGAGACTTAACAGTGCAGGCTCATCTTCCACCATCAAGACCAGCTCTCCCTGTCCAAGGGAAAACGCAGCGCCCTCCTTCGCCCTTTCCTCTTCACTCTTTCCCTTAAAACGGGGCAGGTACACTCGAAAAGTGGTGCCAGCGTCGACTTCACTCTGCACCTGAACCCCTCCCTGATTCTGCTGAACAATTCCATAAACGGTGGCCAGGCCAAGCCCGGTCCCCTGGCCTTGAGCTTTGGTTGTGAAAAATGGCTCGAAAATTTTATCAAGGATCAACGGGTCAATGCCACTGCCGGTGTCACTGACAGCTAACACCACGTAATCACCAGCGGGCAGTCCCGTGGCTGATTCAGTCTGGGACTCATCAAGAGAGACTTGCAGTGTCTCAAGGGTAACAATCCCTACTCCGTTGATGGCATCTCGTGCGTTCACAACCAAATTGATCAAAATCTGATCAAGCTGAGAAGGGTCGAGTTGTACCGGCCAGAGCTCCTTGCCTGGCTGCCAACATAACTCTCTATTTTCACCAATGAGTTGACGCAACATCGCAAGCCTGGCGTGCACAGTGGCATTGAAATCCAACACCTTGGGTTCAATGGTCTGCTGCCGGGCAAAGGCAAGTAACTGGCGGGTAACCTCGGCCGAACGTTTAGCAGCGGTGCTGATCTCTTGCAGATACATATCAAGAGGTTCCTGAAGATCCAGCCTTCGCAGAGCCAGATCGGCAAACCCGATAATAACGCCGAGCATATTATTAAAATCATGGGCAACGCCACCGGCAAGTTGCCCAACCGACTCAAGCCTTTTGGCCAAATTGAGACGATCTCGTAATTTCTCGCGTTCTGCTTGCACCTGCTTACGCTGGCTGATATCCCGGACGACTGCAGACATCCCTTCAGGTTGCCCCTCATTGTTCACCAAAAGATAGGTCCGTAACTCCACCGGAAATGTGTGCCCATCCTGGTGACGGTATTCCTTTTCGTACAACTCGGAACATCCACCATGCATC
Coding sequences within it:
- a CDS encoding DUF2339 domain-containing protein, which translates into the protein MRLFFTFIAVLLAALAGAELSPHAFFGGAVSGLGAYLLLTVFNLQRRLRLLEQQLERLSLSQPDLPAEKTNAPLTQKTTPTPAAPPSAVHSSLPASPQKPTPSPKTTVVSPLLATALHFITRGNPVLKIGLVILFFGVGFLLKYAAQQNLLPLELRLAGVALGGMSLLLLGWRLQASHRLYGHGLEGGGIGILYLVVFAAARYYTFVPPGLALAMMIGLVLFSGILALLQDSRGMAVFAALGGFLAPILMASDHGNHVQLFSYYILLNCGILALAWHKAWRELNLVGLFFTFGLFTLWTATRYTPDLFASTEPFLLAFFLIYAIIAILFALRQPLKLRGFIDGPLVFGLPIVFSSLQAYLTQDFRYGLALSAVGLGGWYVVLARLLWNRMGAGMRMLTESFLALGVVFVSLAIPLGLDPQWTTASWALEGAAMIWVGVRQQRKFARIFGLLLQLGAVFTFWDQPPLEVTSIALANRLYLGAALIAFASLFSAYWFTKLRDQVRNWEQRLPLLMLTWGLIWWYTGGMIDLEHHAHQVAAKPLFLLYSTLTTAILAWWYRRLQWLLLTRGLLLHLPIMLLVFALQFSNQTPLLSGWSAGAWALALALQYRMLKEFEHHFERTPHLLSHYGSFWLVLLLIANECTQRAAMVPGLAETWTVTAGVSAPILALYLLQFKGSLLTWPVQRHLELYQGLASDIPLFVLHLWIIGSFILDGNPAPLPYLPLVNPLDLSTLAILLLACIRQWQGRSRWPARGQLIFPTLTCFAWLTVVTGRTVHSYTVTAYSLSALFDSSIFQAAIAALWSLQALTLTIFAARKEKRKVWLTGAALLVLVVGKLFIIDLSGTGSIGRIISFLVVGALMLIIGYFAPLPPKALQDQPHEV
- a CDS encoding DUF3999 domain-containing protein, which gives rise to MKFKQHLVLTFVLLTLAPLCPARASQPAPADFAYGMHLPVTDPNRLYTLQLPLEVYQNLYHADHSDLQVFNGEGEVVPQALQRAPLQKKVSRTAIPFFPLPQDSSGSNQNLALRVQRNKQGTILSIHGSNSVPVAASSSYLLDVSQSSFSFSKLELNWEQTATNQVFSLKVEQSQDLSHWQLITDQAVVARLGYQGAEVLRQDISLTGVKGPYLRLSCTDCAEPFQLTQVTALNGSSQNKDQYQWALLENGTMQEEQGWYRITYESPARFGVQAVDLEFPRENSLARVIIESRSTPQDTWKRVVQGDFFRLDIGGNQLISDFQNLGLNTDRYWRVSLPQSSALSRQALPKLTLGWRPESIIFLGRGPGPYTLAFGSSGKAQIDITQAALVVNALAQNGDKVPLNSLTPGPRFTLGGEQALAPQPTTIDWQRILLWIVLIGAVALLGFMAWSVAKEMQKTKT